ttgtttttcgtttaaatattaatgtttttttgtttaaaaaaatgagttttatgtttaaaaaaatgagggttttcatttaagaaatgagtttttactgtttaagaaatgaggtttacatttaagaaatgaactctctgtttaagaaatgagttctatgtttttaaaaaaatgagctctacgtttaagaaatgagtacatgcaaaggaatcgaaaagaatgaaaaatgtatgtaaaaaggtttaagagcgatgatggaatttcataatgcagggtaaaaaggaagtgaaacaataaaggaagggttgtctgaggtatgcaaaactcacaggagctgtttgggaagttttgaaattatcgaggggtaaacagtaattttcccattaATAAAACAACGGTTTTTATTCTTTactatcaatattttaaaacaaacaaaaaattttaaaatattaagaagtgggcaattatatttttattgctcACTTtgagattataaaaatataacatttcttttatgatattatttagctttgaaatttataagaatttttcAATTGAATGAAGCATTACGTGACATTGCTTCTTATTCCTTCgtaaatttttgagaaatgggAGTTTATGGGGaaacttttatataataatttatactcATACAGAGACTAAATAAAGTGCTGTCGATATGTCCGAGTGGTTAAGGAGACAGACTCGAAATCTGTTGGGCTCTGCCTGCGCAGGTTCGAATCCTGCTGTCGAcgcaattttttctttttcttttcagtttttttctattttgttattattatcaatttatcATCTTCATCCTGAAGAGAAATTGACCAAAAAAATCCTCAGAATCAAAGCACAAGACGCTATTTCAGAACGCAAAACACACCCCATTAACACGACGGGGAACGAAGCATCATGGCCAATGAAACCCTAGCTTCGTCTTCTCCTTCCACGCCCAACGTCCCTCCAGAGCATGCTTGGATCGATGCCCATCGTGCTCTTCTTCCCCGATGGAACTCCTcttcgtcgtcgtcgtcgtcgtcgtcctcctcctcctcctttcaGGTACCTTCGATGTTTGCTTTTAGGGTTTCAATCCTTCATCTCCTGATTCTTTTCGCCCTGTAGACAGCAATACCGATCTCGATATCGAGGGTGAACCAGTTCGACGCGGCGAGGCTTGATGTGGAGATGGCGGCCATGTTGAAAGAGCAGCTCGTCAAGGTCTTTTCAGTGATGAAGGTCCATCctgattctttctttctttttttgttttttttgttttttttttttttttaaatttttttctaaacaaattggtttttttcttgCGTGGTGTTTACTTGTGTTGTGTTGGGAATTAGCCAGGGTTCTTGTTTCAATACGAGGCAGAGCTTGATGCTTTCCTTGATTTCCTGATTTGGAGGTTCTCTATTTGGGTGGATAAGCCCACGCCTGGGAATGCTCTTATGAATTTGAGGTACAGGGATGAGCGCGCCATGGTAACCAGAGGGAAAGAAGGTTTCTTGCTTTTCTCTCTTCTAGTTTGATTTAGTTATCTATACTTGTGATTTTCGTATCTCTAGTTTTTGCCTTGTTAATGGTTCTGTGTTGAATCATGCTAGTGGCGCTGGTAGGTTATTTAGTTTTTTGCttcattttaatgttttttaaattgtcAAAGTTGTTGCTTAGTAATCCTTTGCTATGTGGAGCTTCGTTTGATTGGTTTCCTATTGGAATAGTGAAGAGACTTGTTTTGAAAATCCAGCTTGCTTATTGTTTTACTTAAGTTTCATGTTGGTACTGAGACATTTAAATTTGCTAAGCTTTTGTTTAGCCTGGAGATTGGTACTGATACCTGCTTTGTTGATTCTGCAAGatgaaagaaatttaaaaacccAAGATTATGCACTTGTCATCCTTAGACAATTACTTTCTAAAACTCAATAATGTTGTTGTGCTGCTAATCACAAATAATTGCTGTTGATACTTTAAGAGATATTCTTATTTGAACATCTCACCAATATGTTTCCTGTATGCTTGTCATTTGTGCTTATCATGTCACGGTAAAATGAGTACAGTTTCTGTTCGCTTTTGATTATTCATGAATGGAGAAAaatattcttattcttcttgATTGCTCACTTTACCTTTAACTCTTGTCTAGTAAGAACCGGTGTAGAAGGTCAGGGGCTTTCAGTTTCTCAAAAAATCTGGTATTGTCTTGGTACGGTTGGTGGTCAGTATCTATGGGCACGCTTGCAAGCTTTTTCTGCTTTCCGTAGATGGGGTGATACTGAACAGGTCAAATTGTTCTTCTGTTTGAAATTAGTTCgtcatttttttatcttttgcacTCCTCTATAATTATACtttctccttttttatttaaactttaGATCTTTTGTCTGATTTGTCTTGTTGTGTTCTAGAGATCATTTGCACGGTACTTGTGGATTCTAATGCAACATGTGGAAGGCATTTATAAAGCTGCATCTTTTAGCAACCTGTTGTTATTTCTATATAATGGAAGGTAGGttctttcatcattttctgCCCACACATCAGACTTTTTTCAAATTTGTCCCACTCTTTTAAATCTAGAGTATTAATGTTCCAattgaatcaaaattttttatatttcctgGTGTATTTCTTTCTTAACACATAAATCAAAATGCTGGTGGGAAGTGTGAGTATCATAGATTATATTGCTTTAGATGGTCTTGCCTTTGTTTGATGCCTTCAATAGTAAGTTCCTTGGTTGCTTTCTGttcaaatttgtaaaatttgtaatatttcCCTGAGACTCTGTGCATATATGTGCGGttataaaaatttctcattttttatcttttctcattgcttgtgcGTAATGCAGGTATAGGACAATTATTGAGAGAGTGCTTCAAGCAAGGCTTGTATATGGAAGCCCCAATATGAATCGATCTGTAAGCTTTGAGTACATGAATCGGcagttagttttgaatgaatTCTCTGTAAGTGCATCTTCTAATACTTTGGTTCTATTTTTTCTAAGAGTCCCTGGGGTTCTTCTCTAATTGTAGGGATATTAGTTGTTGGATGATTGTGATTGCTTCAGTCATAGAAAATGCTTTTTCTATTTTAAGCTATGCTTACTTTAACAATGATCTTCTGAAGGAACTTGGTCTAGATTGTGCTTAATTGGCTTCTAACTTTTTTAGTCATTGTCGGATTGGAGTTTTCTAGGAGTTATTCTTAAATTTCTTGTATGCTTTTTAAGTTTGATTCCTTTATTTTCTCCCTTTCCTTCCTCATGTGCTTCTTCTTGAAGATTGGGTGTGTTTCTTGGCTGTTTTAAGTTTAACTAAACATATTGCTTTGTCTATCCATTTTAGTTCAATGACACAGACTTAGCTTTACATAGACATCCTTTGGAATGATTAGAAACTAGGTCAACATAACTAATTCTCTAGTtacattacatatatattaattctggGAAACATAAAAGGCATCAAGACATAGGAGTTTACCATATTTGCAATTAGTTATGACCTTTCAGTTGTGTATACATTGTCATTTTGTGTAGTTTGACCAAGTATTTGTGTTCCATATGAAACATCTCAGTATCCTGAGTCTCACTTTTTTCTATGTAATCGGCAGGAAATGTTGCTTTTGCTTCTTCCACTCCTCAAGTCATCCTCTATAAAAAAACTTCTTCTCCCATTCTCTAAAGAAAAGACTCCTGGATCTTCTAATGATGATGAGATGTGCCCCATATGCCTAAAAAGTCCCAGTACTCCATTTGTTGCACTTCCCTGTCAACACAGGTATGAATATTTGTATATGTATCAGTTCTGCCTTATAAAGAAAGGAAACTGGCATGACATTGCCACTCTGATTAATCATTTATCTTCCAACTCCTTACAATCCATCTCAAGACTCAAAAGCCAACTGTCAATTTGATCATCCAAGAGATTAATTTAACTGTGATGTAAATCGACAAGGCCCATTAGCTTACCCCGTTGGTTGTGACTTGTGATGGCTACCTCAGCAATTAAGCTCGCATTTATATTAGTTTCACTGATTAATAATCACAAAAACTTATCATGGACCATAAGGATTAGTTATGGTGTTGAGtgttatattatcattattttattctaaTATCTACTCTTCGAGAAAGCTAGcctgttttgtttttggtaacTTCTCACCAACACCAAGCTTACACATACATCTGCCACTTGCATGCATGCCAGCCTTACCTTCAATCGAGTCTATGCCTTGTTGAAAATGCATATAGTGTCCTATCTAAGAAATGCTGccattgaatatgatttgaacCTTTCACGTAAGTAATCTGTGAATTCATCTGTTTTGGACAACAAGAAAGTATCATTATTTCACACAAGGCTATTTACTTGATCTCGTTCAAAGCAATGAAGTAACATGTATTTCTCCTAAACAGGTACTGTTATTACTGCATTAGCACTCGTGCCACTGCAGCTAACTCATATAGGTGCGCACGGTGTAATGAGACAGTTGGTGCCATTCAACGACATGGACTGACCAATAATCAGAAGTAGTTCTGTGAATCAATGGAATGGGAGAAGTTCAATAACATGTAGTGTATTTAATTGCTAGAGACCCACGCACTCAACAGAACATCACAAAATTTCAGGTAGGGATACTCGTGTAGATGCTTATTCTTTGAAACCGTTTGGTTCAGAAAACAGCCGAGTTTATTATGGATGTATAATCTTTATTCTTTCCATTCCATTTCAGTCCTTTGTTGGGCATAATTTTTAGTATAGTTTGGTATACTACTTTGTTTGAACAATCTGTTGTGTGGGTGCTACTATGTGGCAGATAATTTGATATTATGCTTATTACCAGCCGGTGAATGTAGGTTGGTAAGTATGATCATATTTGGTGAGTTAATGATGAATTTACTGTTCATTATGGTTTGAAGTGTTTTGCTATTGCTCTTTGTTGCTGTAATCTGTGAGATGGTTTTGTTGTCTTTGTCTAGAGTTTGTATATACTGCCTTGAATTAGCTTTCCGCCGCTCATTATATGAAAGTTAAGATAGACTAACAAGACTGAAATTATATTGCTTTTGTATCCatgaaaatcatttttatttgaaattatatattgtgTGAAATGAGCAGCACTCCAATAAAAGCTGAGAAAAATGACGGTTTGTTTTGCTTGTAGTTGTATAACCTTATAAGAacaagtaattattattataatgctcatacaaaaattcattttcccccatgtttttatataaataataattgttttcttAGATATAAATAACAAGGAGGcttttgatttgaaattttaaaaattgaattttaactACAGCAATGTTTCATAGGGGTATTTGATCAAGCATGTATCAGAAACTATTATTTACTTTCTGCAAAAGGAATACAAGAACTTTCTTCAAAGTGAAATCTTTTATTACTCCGAAGTGAATTCAAGTTACAATGAGGCGTGCAAAACCTACCAAGAGTGCACTTTAACTTTTCCTTTGTAAACAAACATTCGATCTATTTTAGTGTGCTGCAAAGCAGACTTAAAATGGGAATGACTCTCCAGAGCATTTTATTACAGGAATGATCTGAGATAACTTTTAAGCAATAGAATTTGCACATTTCTCACAAATAA
This genomic window from Dioscorea cayenensis subsp. rotundata cultivar TDr96_F1 chromosome 20, TDr96_F1_v2_PseudoChromosome.rev07_lg8_w22 25.fasta, whole genome shotgun sequence contains:
- the LOC120251956 gene encoding peroxisome biogenesis protein 2; translated protein: MANETLASSSPSTPNVPPEHAWIDAHRALLPRWNSSSSSSSSSSSSSSFQTAIPISISRVNQFDAARLDVEMAAMLKEQLVKVFSVMKPGFLFQYEAELDAFLDFLIWRFSIWVDKPTPGNALMNLRYRDERAMVTRGKEVRTGVEGQGLSVSQKIWYCLGTVGGQYLWARLQAFSAFRRWGDTEQRSFARYLWILMQHVEGIYKAASFSNLLLFLYNGRYRTIIERVLQARLVYGSPNMNRSVSFEYMNRQLVLNEFSEMLLLLLPLLKSSSIKKLLLPFSKEKTPGSSNDDEMCPICLKSPSTPFVALPCQHRYCYYCISTRATAANSYRCARCNETVGAIQRHGLTNNQK